In Fimbriiglobus ruber, a single genomic region encodes these proteins:
- a CDS encoding ABC transporter ATP-binding protein has protein sequence MTAAATFEKVEKVYKTGPFGRAGVPAVRGVTLSVPAGSVFGLLGPNRAGKTTLVKLLLSLAWPTSGTVTRLGGPTSARASLGRVGYMHENHAFPRYLSASEVLRFYGGLTGVPSADLGTRANHLLERVGLADRGREPITRFSKGMVQRLGLAQALMNDPDLLVLDEPTEGLDLAGRQLLRDVVGEFRQAGKTVLVVTHVLNEVEEICDELAVLVAGKLAYRGRLADLLATGSGEKKPLEHALRGLYQKGAAE, from the coding sequence GTGACGGCGGCCGCGACGTTCGAAAAGGTCGAAAAAGTCTACAAAACGGGGCCGTTCGGCCGCGCCGGGGTGCCGGCCGTCCGCGGCGTCACCCTGTCCGTCCCCGCGGGTTCCGTGTTCGGCTTGCTCGGCCCGAACCGGGCCGGGAAGACCACCCTGGTCAAATTGCTGCTCTCCCTCGCCTGGCCGACTTCGGGAACCGTGACCCGGCTCGGCGGGCCGACGTCCGCCCGCGCGAGCCTCGGCCGGGTCGGGTACATGCACGAAAATCACGCGTTCCCGCGTTACCTGTCCGCGTCCGAAGTGCTGCGGTTTTACGGCGGTCTGACGGGCGTCCCGTCCGCCGACCTCGGGACGCGCGCGAACCACTTGCTGGAGCGGGTCGGCCTGGCCGACCGCGGCCGCGAGCCGATCACCCGGTTCAGCAAGGGCATGGTCCAGCGGCTCGGCCTCGCCCAGGCACTGATGAACGACCCGGACCTGCTCGTCCTCGACGAACCGACCGAGGGGCTCGACCTGGCCGGCCGGCAACTCCTCCGCGACGTGGTCGGGGAATTCCGCCAGGCCGGGAAGACGGTGCTCGTTGTGACCCACGTGCTGAACGAAGTGGAAGAAATCTGCGACGAGCTGGCCGTATTGGTCGCGGGCAAGTTGGCGTACCGCGGCCGGCTGGCCGACCTGCTCGCGACCGGCTCCGGGGAAAAGAAGCCACTCGAACACGCACTTCGCGGTCTGTACCAAAAGGGGGCCGCGGAATGA
- a CDS encoding ABC transporter permease, which produces MNLPDAIRTARWMVRDTARQSLHTKLFWVMLAVTAVTTVFCLSVDVTGDVKPTVLDYEVPAILPADQLYTIGLNHLKLDKAVPDPLPAEGTPAAATLREKAIARGKEEAKKDGVRLISGEMTLGFGAFKAPVGRDREDSVRMLELWLVAVAADTVGVLLALLWTAGFLPTFLEPQSATVLLAKPAPRWAILFGKYIGVVLFVGLQATVFVGCTWLALGVKTGVWYGGYWLAVPLLVVNFGIFYAVSAFLAVWTRSTVASAFGTLLFWILCWVVNYTHMRMAVQPLEGMTPLSQFFLDAAYWFLPKPLDMGGIFYDAMRAEGFVSKVEELRAVQEAGKFHPELSVLASSVFTVVTLGLAAYEFEMTEY; this is translated from the coding sequence ATGAACCTGCCCGACGCGATCCGGACCGCCCGGTGGATGGTCCGGGACACCGCCCGCCAGTCCCTGCACACCAAGCTGTTCTGGGTCATGCTGGCCGTTACCGCCGTGACCACGGTCTTCTGCCTGAGCGTCGACGTGACCGGCGACGTGAAGCCGACCGTGCTCGACTACGAAGTCCCGGCGATCCTCCCCGCCGACCAGCTGTACACGATCGGGCTGAACCATCTGAAACTGGATAAGGCGGTTCCTGATCCGCTCCCCGCGGAGGGCACGCCGGCGGCCGCCACCCTGCGAGAAAAGGCGATTGCGCGGGGGAAAGAAGAAGCGAAGAAGGACGGCGTGCGGCTCATCTCCGGCGAAATGACGCTCGGCTTCGGGGCCTTCAAGGCGCCGGTCGGCCGGGACCGCGAGGACTCGGTCCGCATGCTCGAACTGTGGCTGGTGGCCGTCGCCGCCGACACGGTCGGGGTGCTGCTCGCGCTGCTCTGGACGGCCGGCTTCCTGCCCACGTTCCTGGAGCCCCAGTCGGCGACCGTGCTGCTGGCGAAGCCGGCCCCGCGGTGGGCGATCCTGTTCGGGAAGTATATCGGGGTGGTGCTGTTCGTCGGGTTGCAGGCGACGGTCTTCGTCGGCTGCACGTGGTTGGCGCTGGGCGTGAAAACGGGCGTGTGGTACGGCGGATACTGGCTCGCGGTCCCGCTCCTGGTCGTCAACTTCGGCATCTTTTACGCCGTCTCCGCGTTCCTCGCCGTGTGGACTCGGAGTACGGTCGCCAGCGCGTTCGGGACGCTCCTCTTCTGGATTCTCTGCTGGGTCGTGAACTACACGCACATGCGGATGGCGGTCCAGCCGCTGGAGGGGATGACGCCCCTGTCCCAGTTCTTCCTCGACGCGGCGTACTGGTTCCTCCCGAAGCCGCTCGACATGGGCGGAATCTTTTACGACGCGATGCGGGCCGAGGGGTTCGTGAGCAAGGTGGAAGAACTCCGGGCGGTCCAGGAAGCCGGCAAGTTTCACCCGGAACTGTCCGTGCTGGCGTCGTCCGTGTTTACCGTCGTGACGCTCGGCCTCGCCGCATACGAGTTTGAAATGACGGAGTACTGA
- a CDS encoding FHA domain-containing serine/threonine-protein kinase: MRPLALLLCVGRIAVRGVGNLAGLPLGDAVIGFAEWVWEEWAEAKSEQDRKAELEAIVRMAGDEFRKQVEVVVQQVAAGQPPAVKQRVTALLEGIPDLARKQFARSGDEKGRSVPPGFRLTRSVDLVPILSREFFPAPVNLAGVPRVSIRHTAGPMAGQEVIYTGPAVLLFGRADGCDPKIPQDKQYQVISRRHSIVEVNPPDVRIRDLGSRNGTYVNGHLIGKRPDGTAPAPGYESPEHDLSDGATVHLGDPGPVAFTVGVSAPVPAVRDCAWCKKLVTEPGANRPGMFVCGECRGNVRAMIDGVIAETCAQSPSAAPRAVGAYELREELGHGGMGAVFLARHRATGEPAAVKLMLPKVAADERAVALFQREVRNTLALSHRNVVRVHDHGYAKGAFFLVLEYCDGGSVDHLMAHRGGTLPVDEAVEIALQALDGLHYAHTAEIPFVRQPDGGFAVGRGLVHRDVKPANLFLTGWGSGRVVKVGDYGLAKGFDEAGLSGGTRTGDVAGTWEFMCRKQVIGFKSAGPEVDVWAVAASLYYMLTGHLPRNFPDGRDPWLVVLEDDPVPILKRNPKLPPGLAKVIDHALREEPEMPFQSAAALKRAIEEVA; encoded by the coding sequence ATGCGACCGCTCGCCCTGCTTCTTTGCGTCGGCAGGATTGCTGTTCGGGGGGTGGGTAACCTCGCGGGGTTGCCGCTCGGCGATGCCGTCATCGGATTCGCGGAGTGGGTCTGGGAAGAGTGGGCGGAGGCGAAGTCCGAACAGGACCGCAAGGCGGAACTCGAAGCCATCGTCCGCATGGCCGGCGATGAGTTCCGCAAGCAGGTCGAGGTCGTCGTCCAGCAGGTCGCCGCGGGTCAACCGCCGGCCGTGAAGCAGCGGGTGACCGCCTTGCTCGAAGGGATTCCTGACCTCGCCCGCAAGCAATTCGCGCGGTCCGGCGACGAGAAGGGCCGGAGCGTTCCTCCGGGTTTTCGCCTCACCCGCTCCGTGGATCTCGTCCCGATCCTCTCGCGGGAATTCTTTCCGGCGCCGGTGAACCTGGCTGGCGTGCCCCGCGTGAGCATCCGGCACACCGCCGGGCCGATGGCCGGGCAGGAGGTCATTTACACTGGGCCGGCCGTCCTCCTGTTCGGTCGCGCGGACGGGTGCGACCCCAAGATTCCCCAGGACAAACAGTATCAGGTGATTTCCCGCCGGCACAGCATCGTCGAAGTAAACCCGCCGGATGTCCGCATCCGCGATCTCGGGAGCCGGAACGGGACTTACGTAAACGGGCATCTGATCGGCAAGCGGCCGGACGGGACCGCGCCGGCGCCGGGCTACGAGTCGCCGGAACACGATCTGTCAGACGGGGCCACCGTCCACCTCGGCGATCCCGGGCCGGTCGCGTTTACCGTCGGGGTGTCCGCGCCGGTGCCGGCCGTCCGGGATTGCGCGTGGTGCAAGAAGTTAGTGACGGAACCAGGAGCGAATCGGCCGGGGATGTTCGTTTGTGGCGAGTGCCGGGGGAACGTTCGCGCGATGATCGACGGCGTGATCGCGGAGACTTGCGCGCAGAGCCCGTCGGCCGCACCGCGGGCGGTCGGGGCGTACGAACTGCGGGAGGAACTCGGGCACGGCGGCATGGGGGCGGTGTTCCTCGCCCGTCACCGGGCGACCGGCGAGCCGGCCGCCGTCAAGCTGATGCTCCCCAAAGTGGCGGCCGACGAGCGGGCGGTGGCCCTGTTCCAGCGGGAGGTTCGGAACACCCTGGCCCTGAGCCATCGGAACGTCGTCCGCGTTCACGACCACGGGTACGCGAAGGGGGCGTTCTTTCTTGTCCTGGAGTATTGCGACGGCGGCAGCGTCGACCACCTCATGGCTCACCGCGGCGGGACGCTGCCGGTCGACGAGGCGGTCGAGATCGCCCTCCAGGCGCTGGACGGGTTGCACTACGCCCACACCGCCGAGATCCCGTTCGTCCGGCAGCCCGACGGCGGGTTCGCGGTCGGCCGCGGGTTGGTCCACCGGGACGTGAAGCCGGCCAACCTGTTCCTGACCGGGTGGGGCAGCGGGCGGGTGGTGAAGGTCGGAGACTACGGGCTGGCGAAAGGGTTCGACGAGGCCGGTCTGAGCGGCGGCACCCGGACCGGCGACGTGGCCGGGACGTGGGAGTTCATGTGCCGCAAGCAGGTGATCGGGTTCAAGTCGGCCGGCCCGGAGGTGGACGTGTGGGCCGTCGCCGCGTCGCTGTACTACATGCTGACCGGGCACCTGCCGCGGAACTTCCCGGACGGCCGTGATCCGTGGCTCGTGGTCCTCGAAGACGACCCGGTGCCAATCCTGAAGCGGAACCCCAAGCTCCCGCCGGGCCTGGCGAAAGTCATCGACCACGCGCTGCGGGAGGAGCCGGAGATGCCGTTCCAGTCGGCCGCCGCGCTGAAACGGGCGATCGAGGAAGTGGCGTGA
- a CDS encoding tetratricopeptide repeat protein: protein MNKGTELGALGDVRGAVAAYDEAVAVLRRLVGRDGRHDLANVLAAAVAHKGNALGALGDVRGAAAAYDEAVAIRRRLVERDGRHELASDLAHAVVNKGNALRALEDVQGAMAAYDEAIAILRRLVERDRRTELASDLAKAVMNKGNALRSLGDVRGAVAAYDEAVAIFRRLVDRNGRTDLANDLAKAVASEGIALRSLGDVRGAVVTYDEAIGILRRLVDRDGRTELAGDLAAMRLYRAETLLQLGEKAAAQTEARDAMVVLGKEIQRTQLAELQKVLDWANSALKDIL from the coding sequence GTGAACAAGGGGACCGAGCTCGGCGCCCTGGGGGACGTACGGGGCGCAGTGGCCGCGTACGACGAGGCGGTCGCCGTCCTCCGCCGGCTGGTCGGACGGGACGGCCGGCACGATCTGGCCAATGTCCTGGCCGCAGCCGTCGCGCACAAGGGAAACGCGCTCGGCGCCTTGGGGGACGTGCGGGGTGCGGCAGCCGCGTACGACGAGGCGGTCGCCATCCGACGCCGGTTGGTCGAGCGGGACGGTCGGCACGAATTGGCTAGCGACCTGGCCCATGCCGTCGTGAACAAGGGGAACGCGCTCCGGGCCCTGGAGGACGTGCAGGGTGCGATGGCCGCGTACGACGAGGCGATCGCCATCCTCCGCCGGCTGGTCGAGCGGGACCGGCGGACCGAACTGGCCAGCGACCTGGCCAAAGCCGTCATGAACAAGGGGAACGCGCTTCGATCCTTGGGCGACGTGCGGGGTGCGGTGGCCGCGTACGACGAGGCGGTCGCCATCTTCCGCCGGCTGGTCGATCGGAACGGGCGGACCGACCTGGCCAACGACCTAGCCAAGGCCGTCGCGAGCGAGGGGATCGCGCTCCGGTCCCTGGGGGACGTACGGGGCGCGGTGGTCACGTACGACGAGGCGATCGGAATTCTCCGCCGGTTAGTCGACCGGGATGGCCGGACCGAACTGGCCGGTGACTTGGCGGCAATGCGTCTCTATCGAGCCGAGACGCTTCTCCAACTCGGCGAGAAAGCCGCAGCCCAGACTGAAGCGCGCGATGCGATGGTCGTCCTCGGCAAGGAAATCCAACGGACTCAGCTTGCGGAACTCCAAAAAGTGCTGGACTGGGCGAATTCCGCTCTGAAAGACATTCTGTGA
- a CDS encoding protein kinase domain-containing protein, giving the protein MGRFRAVLSNESLDRVLPVLLPNTPAESSIWTKDTVILNEFVVERMLGQGGIGIVYLVQSRTSSERFAVKRALVQGDKRRQQFFAELVTWQDIPDHPFLAPFRFFRTVGDEIVIFTDYVDGGTLADRIERGQLTRLEGMLDAALQFAWGLYIAHEAGIVHRDVKPQNVLMTTDGQLMLTDFGLARCRSAVGEKASANENILVSAGGMTPAYASPEQAAGQPLSYPTDVWSWAVSVLDLFVGKVPSCRSGTIAVRVLESYLTSGPVNSRLPRMPQQLAEGLRHCFHVDPAERPTLKAVIEMLLFAFYSATGGPYPRSLLDATKLGSSAGRYDRRDRDGASWIDPRKWLVRALYDAGRNPAEADSLVPSSGRSRRSQVTSDLAVMDAVQRIYIQIIAGGRDDLLEPAARIAFNKARILRAADDVWGAVAAYDEAITIFRRLVERDGRTDLAKDLAQAVAQKGVALQALGDVRVAVVAYDEAITIFRRLVDRDGRTDLAKDLAAVVAHKGTALGALGDVRGAVVACDETVVILRRLVDRDGRTDLANDLAAAVVNKGNAPRALEDVRDALAAYDEAIGTYRRLVDRDGRTDLAYDLAQAVANKGVALRAIGDVRGAGPRATRRSPSSADLSNGTGGPTWPATWPQPS; this is encoded by the coding sequence ATGGGCCGATTCCGAGCCGTACTCTCCAACGAATCCCTTGATCGGGTGCTGCCAGTGCTGTTGCCGAATACGCCCGCCGAGTCGTCCATCTGGACCAAGGACACCGTCATCCTCAACGAGTTCGTCGTCGAGCGGATGCTGGGGCAAGGCGGAATTGGCATCGTCTATCTGGTGCAAAGCCGCACGAGCAGTGAGCGGTTCGCGGTCAAGCGGGCGCTCGTGCAAGGCGACAAACGGCGTCAGCAGTTCTTCGCCGAACTGGTCACCTGGCAGGACATCCCGGACCACCCCTTCCTGGCCCCGTTCCGGTTCTTTCGCACGGTCGGGGACGAAATCGTCATCTTCACAGACTACGTGGACGGCGGCACCCTGGCCGATCGCATCGAGCGCGGCCAGCTCACCCGGCTGGAAGGCATGTTGGATGCCGCCCTCCAGTTCGCGTGGGGGTTATACATCGCCCACGAGGCTGGGATCGTTCACCGTGATGTCAAGCCGCAGAACGTGCTAATGACCACCGACGGGCAATTGATGCTGACGGATTTCGGGCTGGCCAGGTGTCGGTCGGCAGTTGGCGAGAAGGCGTCTGCGAACGAAAACATTTTGGTTAGCGCCGGCGGGATGACCCCGGCTTACGCCTCGCCGGAGCAGGCCGCCGGTCAACCACTGTCATATCCGACTGACGTGTGGAGTTGGGCCGTCTCTGTACTCGACCTGTTCGTCGGCAAGGTGCCGTCGTGCCGGTCGGGCACGATCGCAGTTCGGGTTCTGGAGAGCTACCTCACCTCCGGTCCGGTGAACAGTCGGTTGCCCCGGATGCCACAACAACTCGCCGAGGGTCTAAGACACTGTTTCCATGTTGATCCCGCGGAGCGCCCCACGCTTAAAGCAGTGATCGAAATGCTTCTTTTCGCGTTTTACTCGGCGACGGGCGGGCCGTATCCTCGATCGCTCCTGGACGCTACCAAACTCGGTAGTTCAGCGGGTCGGTACGATCGCCGGGATCGAGACGGAGCCTCGTGGATCGATCCGCGCAAGTGGTTGGTCAGGGCGCTTTACGATGCCGGTCGGAACCCGGCGGAAGCCGATTCACTCGTCCCGTCCAGCGGTCGCTCTCGGCGCTCCCAGGTGACGTCGGATCTTGCGGTGATGGATGCGGTTCAGAGGATTTACATCCAAATCATCGCGGGCGGTCGTGACGATCTTCTCGAACCGGCCGCGCGGATTGCCTTTAACAAAGCTCGGATCCTCCGGGCAGCCGACGACGTGTGGGGCGCGGTGGCCGCGTACGACGAAGCGATTACAATTTTCCGCCGGTTAGTCGAACGGGACGGGCGGACCGACCTGGCCAAAGACCTGGCCCAGGCCGTCGCGCAAAAGGGGGTCGCACTCCAGGCCCTGGGGGACGTGCGGGTTGCGGTGGTCGCGTACGACGAAGCGATTACAATTTTCCGCCGGTTGGTCGACCGGGACGGGCGGACCGACCTGGCCAAAGACCTGGCCGCAGTTGTCGCGCACAAGGGGACCGCGCTCGGCGCCCTGGGAGACGTACGGGGTGCGGTGGTCGCGTGCGACGAGACGGTTGTCATCCTCCGCCGGTTGGTCGACCGGGACGGGCGGACCGACCTGGCCAACGACCTGGCCGCGGCCGTCGTGAACAAGGGGAACGCACCCCGGGCCCTGGAGGACGTGCGGGATGCGTTGGCCGCGTACGACGAGGCGATCGGGACCTACCGCCGGCTGGTCGACCGAGACGGGCGGACCGACCTGGCCTACGACCTGGCCCAGGCCGTCGCGAACAAGGGGGTCGCGCTCCGGGCGATAGGGGACGTGCGGGGTGCGGGGCCGCGTGCGACGAGGCGCTCGCCATCCTCCGCCGACTTGTCGAACGGGACGGGCGGACCGACCTGGCCAGCGACCTGGCCGCAGCCGTCGTGA
- a CDS encoding RNA polymerase sigma factor, protein MSLAASARFPTTAWSCVRQAQDPTHPRYVAAVNQLIATYWRPVFYYLRAKGHPAPDAEDLTQQFFTRFLAKGWLDRVDPGRGRFRAFLKTLVGRFAITRIERARRQEQFERQFVAVSNLVRDEDRDYEPAAGESPDEAFDRQWRAETLATVRRNLQTHYESATDPDARQRFAIFAAYHLADAGKGQPTRPELAERFGVSLEVVAYALREVKARYERLLRQEVRDQVGSEEEIEADLRALLEPE, encoded by the coding sequence ATGTCGCTCGCCGCATCCGCCCGATTCCCGACCACCGCCTGGAGTTGCGTCCGGCAGGCCCAGGATCCGACCCACCCGCGGTACGTCGCGGCCGTTAACCAGCTAATCGCCACCTACTGGCGGCCCGTCTTCTACTACCTCCGGGCCAAGGGGCACCCCGCGCCGGACGCGGAAGACCTGACCCAGCAGTTCTTCACCCGGTTCCTCGCGAAAGGTTGGCTCGATCGGGTCGACCCGGGTCGCGGCCGATTTCGGGCGTTTCTCAAGACCCTCGTGGGCCGGTTCGCCATCACCCGAATCGAGCGAGCCCGGCGGCAGGAACAGTTCGAGCGGCAGTTCGTCGCGGTCTCCAACCTCGTGCGCGACGAAGACCGAGACTACGAACCGGCGGCGGGCGAGTCGCCGGACGAGGCGTTCGACCGGCAGTGGCGGGCGGAGACGTTGGCCACGGTCCGGCGGAACCTGCAAACGCACTACGAGTCCGCGACCGACCCGGACGCCCGGCAGCGGTTCGCGATCTTTGCCGCCTACCACCTCGCCGACGCTGGGAAGGGGCAGCCGACGCGACCGGAGTTGGCCGAGCGATTCGGTGTGAGCCTGGAAGTGGTCGCGTACGCGTTGCGGGAAGTGAAAGCCCGGTACGAACGGCTCCTTCGGCAGGAGGTTCGCGATCAGGTCGGCTCGGAAGAAGAAATTGAAGCCGACCTTCGGGCGCTACTCGAGCCCGAGTGA
- a CDS encoding D-glycero-alpha-D-manno-heptose-1,7-bisphosphate 7-phosphatase: MPPTAVFLDRDGTIIEDVNYLARPEQVRLIPGAADAVRRLNARGVPVVVVTNQAGVARGMFPEERVGEVHAHLSKLLAEHGAMINGYYYCPHHATEGVGAYRIECACRKPAPGMLLAAARDLNIDLTRAWMVGDKVDDARAGAAAGCRTILVRTGHGKNLPETLSAAEWRLAAVVPDLAAAVDLILAAGDSPSVTSVS; encoded by the coding sequence GTGCCCCCCACCGCCGTCTTCCTCGACCGTGATGGAACGATCATCGAAGACGTGAACTACCTCGCCCGGCCGGAACAGGTGCGGCTCATCCCCGGGGCGGCCGACGCGGTGCGGCGGCTCAACGCCCGCGGCGTGCCGGTCGTGGTCGTGACCAACCAGGCCGGCGTCGCGCGGGGGATGTTCCCGGAGGAGCGCGTCGGAGAAGTTCACGCACACTTGTCGAAGTTGCTGGCCGAACACGGGGCGATGATCAATGGCTACTACTACTGCCCGCACCACGCGACCGAGGGCGTCGGGGCGTACCGGATCGAGTGCGCGTGCCGGAAGCCGGCGCCGGGGATGCTGCTCGCCGCGGCGCGCGACTTAAACATCGACCTTACGCGGGCGTGGATGGTCGGCGACAAGGTAGACGACGCGCGAGCTGGGGCCGCGGCGGGGTGTCGGACCATTCTCGTGCGGACGGGGCACGGGAAGAATCTGCCCGAGACTCTGTCAGCCGCGGAGTGGCGGCTCGCCGCGGTGGTACCTGATCTGGCGGCAGCGGTCGATCTCATTCTCGCGGCCGGCGATTCCCCGTCAGTTACTTCCGTTTCTTGA
- a CDS encoding ABC transporter permease produces MSGTTGRARIGKWASEYSILLVLAALCAFFSAATVAEQYVDGPAGGEELAGRVVRGYGAGVKVAVVAGTGRDDAAFADALDADLRKAGATVVVKTVGQPHEVRTALRKAAGEGAKPDVIATNRAASHWLLWDNLGEKVPGIGAPKLETLPSYRWPNFLKSANLFNIANQIAVFAIIAAGMTLVIITAGIDLSVGSLIALSAVTATFLIRKYAGAEQAAAPGMIASCLAAVALCGIVGTMTGFIITQFSVPPFIMTLGTMLMARGVASILSERQSIYQVPDSFVRLGIGADLAGIPNAVVLMAALYVVMYVVMTRTTFGRYVYAVGGNPEAARLAGVRVAGVTVLVYAISGALAGLGGVILASRLKSGSPTYGEGYELYAIAAVVLGGTSLSGGAGKVVDTLIGAFVIAVIQNGMNMMNVESDTQSVVLGAIIVGAVLVDRIKKRK; encoded by the coding sequence ATGAGCGGTACGACCGGGCGGGCGCGGATAGGAAAGTGGGCTTCCGAGTACAGCATCCTGCTGGTCCTCGCCGCGCTGTGCGCCTTCTTCAGTGCGGCGACGGTGGCCGAGCAGTACGTCGACGGACCGGCCGGCGGCGAGGAGCTGGCCGGGCGCGTGGTGCGGGGCTACGGTGCCGGCGTCAAGGTGGCTGTCGTCGCCGGGACCGGGCGGGACGACGCGGCGTTCGCGGACGCGCTCGACGCCGACCTGCGGAAAGCCGGCGCGACCGTCGTGGTGAAGACGGTCGGGCAACCGCACGAGGTGCGGACGGCCCTGCGCAAAGCGGCGGGCGAGGGAGCCAAGCCGGACGTGATCGCCACCAACCGGGCCGCGAGTCACTGGCTCTTGTGGGACAACCTGGGTGAGAAGGTGCCCGGTATCGGGGCGCCGAAGCTGGAAACATTGCCGAGCTACCGGTGGCCGAACTTCCTGAAGTCCGCGAACCTGTTCAACATCGCCAACCAGATCGCCGTCTTCGCGATCATCGCCGCGGGCATGACGCTGGTCATCATCACGGCCGGCATCGACCTCTCCGTGGGCAGCCTGATCGCACTCTCCGCGGTAACAGCCACCTTCCTGATCCGCAAATACGCCGGCGCCGAACAGGCGGCCGCTCCCGGCATGATCGCGAGTTGCCTGGCGGCCGTCGCGCTCTGCGGCATCGTCGGGACGATGACGGGCTTTATCATCACGCAGTTCTCCGTGCCCCCCTTCATCATGACGCTCGGGACCATGCTCATGGCCCGCGGTGTCGCGTCGATCCTGTCCGAGCGGCAGTCGATCTACCAGGTGCCCGATTCGTTCGTCCGCCTCGGCATCGGTGCGGACCTCGCCGGCATCCCGAACGCGGTCGTGCTGATGGCCGCACTATATGTCGTCATGTACGTGGTGATGACGCGGACCACCTTCGGCCGGTACGTCTACGCCGTCGGCGGCAACCCGGAGGCGGCCCGACTCGCGGGCGTCCGCGTGGCGGGCGTGACCGTCCTCGTGTACGCGATCAGCGGCGCGCTGGCGGGGTTGGGCGGCGTAATCCTGGCCTCCCGCCTCAAGAGCGGCTCGCCGACCTACGGCGAAGGCTACGAGTTGTACGCGATCGCCGCCGTCGTCCTCGGCGGCACGAGTCTTTCCGGCGGCGCGGGCAAAGTCGTCGACACGCTGATCGGGGCGTTCGTGATTGCGGTGATTCAGAACGGGATGAACATGATGAACGTCGAGAGCGACACCCAAAGCGTCGTTCTCGGGGCGATCATCGTCGGCGCGGTGCTGGTCGACCGGATCAAGAAACGGAAGTAA
- a CDS encoding sugar ABC transporter ATP-binding protein → MTAPAQPLLEMHGVEKSYPAVRALRGVSLDLFPGEVLAVMGENGAGKSTLIKVLAGAIVPDAGRVCIGGQDVALGDPVTARNAGVAVIYQEFSLVPALSAADNIFLGREPSRVGWLNKGDEHRRAAGLFRRLGVDIDPATPCRDLTIAQQQVVEIAKALALDARILVMDEPTAALTRTEADHLFTVIRELQQQGIGIIYIGHRLDEIFAIADRVMVLRDGGHVATKPTRDVSRPELIEMMVGRKLDQEFPKRTPNVGPPRLIVRGLSRGDAVRDVSFEVRRGEVLGLTGLIGAGRTETARLIFGADRRDAGTIELDGKPLSISAPRDAIRAGIALLTEDRKGQGLILAHSIRDNFALPNLGLWSTFGFVNRRREHEAFRKAAEAVRINVTRATQPAGTLSGGNQQKVVLAKWLQRDCEVVIFDEPTRGIDVGAKYEIYQLINDLAGRGKAVLMISSELPEILGLCDRVLVMHEGRVTGEITDVAMATQEQLLELAVG, encoded by the coding sequence ATGACCGCACCCGCCCAACCGCTCCTTGAAATGCACGGGGTCGAGAAATCGTACCCGGCCGTCCGCGCGCTCCGAGGCGTCTCCCTCGACCTGTTCCCGGGCGAAGTGCTGGCCGTCATGGGCGAGAACGGGGCGGGTAAGAGTACCCTCATCAAAGTCCTCGCCGGGGCGATCGTCCCGGACGCCGGCCGGGTCTGCATCGGCGGCCAAGACGTCGCCCTCGGCGACCCGGTCACCGCTCGGAACGCCGGCGTCGCGGTGATTTACCAGGAATTCAGTCTCGTGCCCGCGCTCTCCGCGGCGGACAACATCTTCCTGGGCCGCGAGCCGAGCCGGGTCGGGTGGCTGAACAAGGGCGACGAGCACCGCCGGGCGGCCGGGCTGTTTCGCCGGCTCGGCGTGGACATCGACCCTGCCACCCCCTGCCGCGATTTGACCATCGCCCAGCAGCAGGTCGTGGAAATCGCCAAGGCGCTGGCCCTCGACGCGCGAATCCTGGTCATGGACGAGCCGACCGCGGCCCTCACGCGGACGGAAGCCGATCATCTCTTCACCGTCATCCGCGAACTTCAGCAGCAAGGCATCGGCATCATTTACATCGGCCACCGGCTCGACGAGATCTTCGCCATCGCCGACCGCGTCATGGTCCTCCGCGACGGCGGCCACGTCGCCACCAAACCAACGCGAGACGTGAGCCGGCCCGAGTTGATCGAGATGATGGTCGGCCGCAAGCTCGATCAGGAGTTTCCGAAGCGCACGCCGAACGTCGGCCCCCCGCGTCTGATCGTCCGCGGCCTGAGCCGCGGCGATGCGGTTCGCGACGTGTCGTTCGAGGTCCGCCGGGGCGAGGTTCTGGGACTGACGGGCCTGATCGGCGCCGGCCGGACCGAAACCGCCCGGCTCATCTTTGGCGCCGACCGCCGGGACGCCGGCACGATCGAACTCGACGGCAAGCCGCTGTCGATCTCCGCCCCGCGGGACGCCATCCGGGCCGGGATCGCCCTGCTCACGGAAGACCGCAAGGGCCAGGGGCTCATCCTCGCCCACTCGATCCGCGACAACTTCGCGCTGCCGAACCTCGGCCTCTGGTCCACGTTCGGCTTCGTGAACCGCCGGCGCGAACACGAGGCGTTCCGCAAGGCGGCCGAGGCGGTCCGGATCAACGTCACGCGGGCGACCCAGCCGGCCGGGACGCTGTCCGGCGGCAACCAGCAAAAGGTCGTCCTCGCCAAGTGGCTCCAACGGGACTGCGAAGTCGTCATCTTCGACGAGCCGACCCGCGGCATCGACGTGGGCGCGAAGTACGAGATTTACCAACTCATCAACGACCTGGCGGGCCGGGGCAAGGCGGTGCTGATGATTAGCTCCGAACTGCCCGAGATCCTCGGCCTCTGCGACCGCGTCCTCGTCATGCACGAGGGCCGCGTGACCGGCGAAATCACGGACGTGGCAATGGCCACGCAGGAACAGCTTCTCGAATTAGCGGTGGGATGA